A genomic segment from Glycine max cultivar Williams 82 chromosome 1, Glycine_max_v4.0, whole genome shotgun sequence encodes:
- the LOC113001967 gene encoding uncharacterized protein isoform X3 — translation MRQGSVYQSSEQVINIKKIGTIRGRKKIEISSRSSDASFSGSVVDSLCGSDDESLDERPSVISQDSNLGSTSPSVSVSWVSMENSTSNGYIEFCLNSDVWDEKYGAAEGVGSINTEIRSDKVAGSPIDGNFHLQKETVRGLQKPLSAMVEISLMPSPSESDCSPRSSSKISLTSIRNRLNSYTKSKSLKSPVSCVLETTEVKLSGTRNRAYQRSLLNDFSNTAKHSDIISEFINRDIQFSGLSCSPVHLHGNLKLKNKQGLPFFEFKVKCPEDVFVVKTWKSGNAFNWAYTFHSMDNRKKSTATDLGSHCCDKDSSMVAQMLVSSNSCSKLEGGMFDNSMVSEFVLYDLTHSSKSVSPEKKRYSDQHCSKTLKASRVGMKGETFRPDEETLFTKNKLLSGNADFDKSNSYPLSSTELHSNPEMAAIVLQIPFRKRESLKYKRRDRINAEEHSKLSDLSLAVDQSRKSLHDRKVLEQVKVVLPTGSHGLPSAESQGPSSLLDRWKHGGGCDCGGWDMACPLILLGNPTIQFAEGRTHMEGYQTLELFTQIYASTIGQKAK, via the exons ATGAGACAAGGTTCCGTGTATCAGAGTTCAGAACAAGtcataaatataaagaaaattggcACCATTaggggaaggaaaaaaatagaaatttcatCTAGGAGTAGTGATGCCTCTTTTTCAGGTAGTGTTGTTGATTCTCTGTGTGGTTCAGATGATGAAAGTCTGGATGAGAGACCTTCAGTAATATCTCAGGACTCAAATTTAGGTTCAACATCTCCATCTGTTTCTGTTTCCTGGGTTAGTATGGAGAACAGCACTTCAAATGGCTATATTGAATTTTGCTTAAATTCAGATGTTTGGGATGAAAAATATGGTGCAGCAGAAGGGGTTGGTTCTATAAATACAGAAATCAGAAGTGACAAGGTTGCTGGTTCACCAATTGATGGTAATTTTCATCTTCAAAAAGAGACAGTTCGTGGATTACAAAAGCCACTCTCTGCTATGGTTGAAATCTCTCTCATGCCATCTCCATCAGAGAGTGACTGCTCACCAAGATCAAGTTCAAAAATCTCACTCACCTCTATCAGGAACAGGTTAAATTCATATACAAAGTCAAAATCTTTGAAAAGCCCAGTGAGTTGTGTTCTGGAAACTACTGAGGTCAAATTAAGCGGCACAAGAAACAGGGCTTATCAGAGATCTTTGCTGAATGACTTCTCTAACACAGCAAAGCATTCTGACATTATTTCTGAGTTTATCAATAGAGATATCCAGTTTTCAGGTCTATCATGTTCTCCTGTTCATCTTCATGGCAATCTCAAGTTGAAAAACAAACAAGGACTGCCATTTTTTGAGTTTAAGGTAAAGTGCCCCGAAGATGTCTTTGTGGTGAAGACATGGAAATCAGGCAATGCTTTCAATTGGGCGTATACCTTTCATTCAAtggataatagaaaaaaaagtacTGCCACTGACTTGGGATCCCATTGTTGTGACAAAGACTCATCAATGGTAGCACAGATGCTGGTTTCCTCTAATTCATGCTCGAAATTAGAAGGTGGAATGTTTGACAACTCTATGGTATCAGAATTTGTGCTGTATGATCTTACACACTCAAGCAAAAGTGTTTCTCCTGAAAAAAAGCGTTACAGCGACCAACACTGTTCTAAAACTCTAAAAGCTTCTCGTGTAGGAATGAAGGGCGAAACTTTCAGGCCAGATGAAGAGACTTTGTTCACTAAAAACAAGCTTCTATCAGGCAATGCAGATTTTGATAAATCAAATTCCTATCCTTTGTCATCCACAGAATTGCATTCAAACCCTGAAATGGCTGCCATTGTTTTGCAAATTCCATTTCGCAAGAGAGAAAGCTTGAAATACAAAAGAAGGGATAGAATAAATGCTGAAGAGCATTCAAAATTAAGTGATCTCTCTTTAGCTGTAGATCAGAGTAGAAAAAGCCTTCATGATAGGAAAGTCCTAGAACAGGTGAAGGTGGTGCTACCAACCGGAAGCCATGGTTTGCCAAGTGCTGAAAGCCAGGGTCCCTCATCATTACTTGATAGATGGAAACATGGTGGAGGTTGTGATTGTGGCGGCTGGGACATGGCCTGTCCCCTTATTCTTTTAGGTAATCCTACTATTCAATTTGCTGAAGGTCGAACTCATATGGAGGGATATCAAACACTGGAACTTTTCACTCAG ATATATGCATCTACAATAGGACAAAAAGCAAAATGA
- the LOC113001967 gene encoding uncharacterized protein isoform X1, with translation MRQGSVYQSSEQVINIKKIGTIRGRKKIEISSRSSDASFSGSVVDSLCGSDDESLDERPSVISQDSNLGSTSPSVSVSWVSMENSTSNGYIEFCLNSDVWDEKYGAAEGVGSINTEIRSDKVAGSPIDGNFHLQKETVRGLQKPLSAMVEISLMPSPSESDCSPRSSSKISLTSIRNRLNSYTKSKSLKSPVSCVLETTEVKLSGTRNRAYQRSLLNDFSNTAKHSDIISEFINRDIQFSGLSCSPVHLHGNLKLKNKQGLPFFEFKVKCPEDVFVVKTWKSGNAFNWAYTFHSMDNRKKSTATDLGSHCCDKDSSMVAQMLVSSNSCSKLEGGMFDNSMVSEFVLYDLTHSSKSVSPEKKRYSDQHCSKTLKASRVGMKGETFRPDEETLFTKNKLLSGNADFDKSNSYPLSSTELHSNPEMAAIVLQIPFRKRESLKYKRRDRINAEEHSKLSDLSLAVDQSRKSLHDRKVLEQVKVVLPTGSHGLPSAESQGPSSLLDRWKHGGGCDCGGWDMACPLILLGNPTIQFAEGRTHMEGYQTLELFTQGAKERTPTFGMTMVEEGQYAVDFHANLSPLQAFSICVAILHGNSSFSGTGKAKNQQISRCNSLKMLLEEEVELFINSVTKEENKNVSKIQKGISRPYVLNPPLSPIARV, from the exons ATGAGACAAGGTTCCGTGTATCAGAGTTCAGAACAAGtcataaatataaagaaaattggcACCATTaggggaaggaaaaaaatagaaatttcatCTAGGAGTAGTGATGCCTCTTTTTCAGGTAGTGTTGTTGATTCTCTGTGTGGTTCAGATGATGAAAGTCTGGATGAGAGACCTTCAGTAATATCTCAGGACTCAAATTTAGGTTCAACATCTCCATCTGTTTCTGTTTCCTGGGTTAGTATGGAGAACAGCACTTCAAATGGCTATATTGAATTTTGCTTAAATTCAGATGTTTGGGATGAAAAATATGGTGCAGCAGAAGGGGTTGGTTCTATAAATACAGAAATCAGAAGTGACAAGGTTGCTGGTTCACCAATTGATGGTAATTTTCATCTTCAAAAAGAGACAGTTCGTGGATTACAAAAGCCACTCTCTGCTATGGTTGAAATCTCTCTCATGCCATCTCCATCAGAGAGTGACTGCTCACCAAGATCAAGTTCAAAAATCTCACTCACCTCTATCAGGAACAGGTTAAATTCATATACAAAGTCAAAATCTTTGAAAAGCCCAGTGAGTTGTGTTCTGGAAACTACTGAGGTCAAATTAAGCGGCACAAGAAACAGGGCTTATCAGAGATCTTTGCTGAATGACTTCTCTAACACAGCAAAGCATTCTGACATTATTTCTGAGTTTATCAATAGAGATATCCAGTTTTCAGGTCTATCATGTTCTCCTGTTCATCTTCATGGCAATCTCAAGTTGAAAAACAAACAAGGACTGCCATTTTTTGAGTTTAAGGTAAAGTGCCCCGAAGATGTCTTTGTGGTGAAGACATGGAAATCAGGCAATGCTTTCAATTGGGCGTATACCTTTCATTCAAtggataatagaaaaaaaagtacTGCCACTGACTTGGGATCCCATTGTTGTGACAAAGACTCATCAATGGTAGCACAGATGCTGGTTTCCTCTAATTCATGCTCGAAATTAGAAGGTGGAATGTTTGACAACTCTATGGTATCAGAATTTGTGCTGTATGATCTTACACACTCAAGCAAAAGTGTTTCTCCTGAAAAAAAGCGTTACAGCGACCAACACTGTTCTAAAACTCTAAAAGCTTCTCGTGTAGGAATGAAGGGCGAAACTTTCAGGCCAGATGAAGAGACTTTGTTCACTAAAAACAAGCTTCTATCAGGCAATGCAGATTTTGATAAATCAAATTCCTATCCTTTGTCATCCACAGAATTGCATTCAAACCCTGAAATGGCTGCCATTGTTTTGCAAATTCCATTTCGCAAGAGAGAAAGCTTGAAATACAAAAGAAGGGATAGAATAAATGCTGAAGAGCATTCAAAATTAAGTGATCTCTCTTTAGCTGTAGATCAGAGTAGAAAAAGCCTTCATGATAGGAAAGTCCTAGAACAGGTGAAGGTGGTGCTACCAACCGGAAGCCATGGTTTGCCAAGTGCTGAAAGCCAGGGTCCCTCATCATTACTTGATAGATGGAAACATGGTGGAGGTTGTGATTGTGGCGGCTGGGACATGGCCTGTCCCCTTATTCTTTTAGGTAATCCTACTATTCAATTTGCTGAAGGTCGAACTCATATGGAGGGATATCAAACACTGGAACTTTTCACTCAG GGAGCCAAAGAGAGAACTCCTACATTTGGCATGACAATGGTTGAAGAGGGGCAATATGCAGTTGATTTCCATGCAAACCTATCACCGTTACAAGCTTTCTCCATTTGTGTTGCTATTTTGCATGGCAACTCCTCCTTCAGTGGCACGGGGAAGGCAAAAAACCAACAGATATCTAGATGCAATTCATTGAAAATGCTTCTTGAGGAGGAGGTAGAGTTATTTATCAACTCAGTCACCAAAGAAGAGAATAAGAATGTGTCCAAGATTCAGAAGGGAATTTCTCGACCCTACGTGCTAAACCCACCTTTGTCTCCCATTGCACGAGTATAA
- the LOC113001967 gene encoding uncharacterized protein isoform X2, which translates to MRQGSVYQSSEQVINIKKIGTIRGRKKIEISSRSSDASFSGSVVDSLCGSDDESLDERPSVISQDSNLGSTSPSVSVSWVSMENSTSNGYIEFCLNSDVWDEKYGAAEGVGSINTEIRSDKVAGSPIDGNFHLQKETVRGLQKPLSAMVEISLMPSPSESDCSPRSSSKISLTSIRNRLNSYTKSKSLKSPVSCVLETTEVKLSGTRNRAYQRSLLNDFSNTAKHSDIISEFINRDIQFSGLSCSPVHLHGNLKLKNKQGLPFFEFKVKCPEDVFVVKTWKSGNAFNWAYTFHSMDNRKKSTATDLGSHCCDKDSSMVAQMLVSSNSCSKLEGGMFDNSMVSEFVLYDLTHSSKSVSPEKKRYSDQHCSKTLKASRVGMKGETFRPDEETLFTKNKLLSGNADFDKSNSYPLSSTELHSNPEMAAIVLQIPFRKRESLKYKRRDRINAEEHSKLSDLSLAVDQSRKSLHDRKVLEQVKVVLPTGSHGLPSAESQGPSSLLDRWKHGGGCDCGGWDMACPLILLGNPTIQFAEGRTHMEGYQTLELFTQGTYLSFWCIGSQRENSYIWHDNG; encoded by the exons ATGAGACAAGGTTCCGTGTATCAGAGTTCAGAACAAGtcataaatataaagaaaattggcACCATTaggggaaggaaaaaaatagaaatttcatCTAGGAGTAGTGATGCCTCTTTTTCAGGTAGTGTTGTTGATTCTCTGTGTGGTTCAGATGATGAAAGTCTGGATGAGAGACCTTCAGTAATATCTCAGGACTCAAATTTAGGTTCAACATCTCCATCTGTTTCTGTTTCCTGGGTTAGTATGGAGAACAGCACTTCAAATGGCTATATTGAATTTTGCTTAAATTCAGATGTTTGGGATGAAAAATATGGTGCAGCAGAAGGGGTTGGTTCTATAAATACAGAAATCAGAAGTGACAAGGTTGCTGGTTCACCAATTGATGGTAATTTTCATCTTCAAAAAGAGACAGTTCGTGGATTACAAAAGCCACTCTCTGCTATGGTTGAAATCTCTCTCATGCCATCTCCATCAGAGAGTGACTGCTCACCAAGATCAAGTTCAAAAATCTCACTCACCTCTATCAGGAACAGGTTAAATTCATATACAAAGTCAAAATCTTTGAAAAGCCCAGTGAGTTGTGTTCTGGAAACTACTGAGGTCAAATTAAGCGGCACAAGAAACAGGGCTTATCAGAGATCTTTGCTGAATGACTTCTCTAACACAGCAAAGCATTCTGACATTATTTCTGAGTTTATCAATAGAGATATCCAGTTTTCAGGTCTATCATGTTCTCCTGTTCATCTTCATGGCAATCTCAAGTTGAAAAACAAACAAGGACTGCCATTTTTTGAGTTTAAGGTAAAGTGCCCCGAAGATGTCTTTGTGGTGAAGACATGGAAATCAGGCAATGCTTTCAATTGGGCGTATACCTTTCATTCAAtggataatagaaaaaaaagtacTGCCACTGACTTGGGATCCCATTGTTGTGACAAAGACTCATCAATGGTAGCACAGATGCTGGTTTCCTCTAATTCATGCTCGAAATTAGAAGGTGGAATGTTTGACAACTCTATGGTATCAGAATTTGTGCTGTATGATCTTACACACTCAAGCAAAAGTGTTTCTCCTGAAAAAAAGCGTTACAGCGACCAACACTGTTCTAAAACTCTAAAAGCTTCTCGTGTAGGAATGAAGGGCGAAACTTTCAGGCCAGATGAAGAGACTTTGTTCACTAAAAACAAGCTTCTATCAGGCAATGCAGATTTTGATAAATCAAATTCCTATCCTTTGTCATCCACAGAATTGCATTCAAACCCTGAAATGGCTGCCATTGTTTTGCAAATTCCATTTCGCAAGAGAGAAAGCTTGAAATACAAAAGAAGGGATAGAATAAATGCTGAAGAGCATTCAAAATTAAGTGATCTCTCTTTAGCTGTAGATCAGAGTAGAAAAAGCCTTCATGATAGGAAAGTCCTAGAACAGGTGAAGGTGGTGCTACCAACCGGAAGCCATGGTTTGCCAAGTGCTGAAAGCCAGGGTCCCTCATCATTACTTGATAGATGGAAACATGGTGGAGGTTGTGATTGTGGCGGCTGGGACATGGCCTGTCCCCTTATTCTTTTAGGTAATCCTACTATTCAATTTGCTGAAGGTCGAACTCATATGGAGGGATATCAAACACTGGAACTTTTCACTCAG GGTACTTATCTCTCCTTCTGGTGCATAGGGAGCCAAAGAGAGAACTCCTACATTTGGCATGACAATGGTTGA